A single genomic interval of uncultured Pseudodesulfovibrio sp. harbors:
- a CDS encoding Fur family transcriptional regulator: MKTPQEVFAEYLADKNLKMTPQRQTVLDTILKKGGHLSSEELYAKVKKIDKSIGQATIYRTLKLLNEAGLVEPLDFADGVTRYEACYGKEHHDHLICEKCGANLEILDETIELRQEELAKAHGFKLLRHKMYLYGICPKCQKKS; the protein is encoded by the coding sequence ATGAAAACACCGCAGGAAGTCTTTGCTGAATATCTGGCCGACAAAAATCTGAAAATGACGCCCCAAAGACAGACCGTCCTCGACACCATTCTGAAGAAGGGAGGCCACCTCTCATCGGAAGAGCTGTATGCCAAGGTGAAGAAAATCGACAAATCCATCGGTCAGGCAACCATTTACCGGACGTTGAAGCTTCTCAATGAGGCAGGTCTGGTAGAACCGCTTGATTTTGCCGACGGCGTCACACGCTACGAAGCCTGCTACGGCAAAGAGCATCACGACCATCTCATCTGTGAGAAATGCGGTGCCAACCTTGAAATTCTTGATGAAACAATTGAACTGCGCCAGGAGGAACTGGCCAAAGCACATGGTTTCAAGCTGCTGCGACACAAAATGTATCTGTATGGCATCTGCCCAAAATGCCAGAAAAAAAGCTGA
- a CDS encoding tetratricopeptide repeat protein — protein sequence MRSRRSTKDLYVVKSEADKLRKLEPKKQKETRGVYVLRTNEEVINKFADIIYDFVDEGGFFLLLGSDKVFYQTLRRSLVFELGVATDFIQVEHEPQKGVGRLQKIIAEDLAPFVFLEHRTEGVTNLQVLSGIKQVYPDVPVILTTRALDKEHLLQFYEEGADYVLDKSASVNEIIRKIVHLLKPQTEIDELVNVGHRLNEDNRFEDAIRLANTILTKRPKSPRAHLIMGDAFKGLAKRKQALAEYQLAEQNSNMFIEPLKKIFILHAEDGNKDGMLDYLVKLDDMSPLNFNRKVKIADLNYDMGKVEDAEAYYDNAIKSAASEAQTIVGEMSLDIAEKLTKTNPELAAKYFRKSLDLVRDSTDMSCMNMFNRLGISLRKAGLWAEAVEAYVAAEKLSPGDENIQYNLGLAYYDGKDYVSARKRLLMGLKINPRMFHKNAEVAYNMGLIFLESGDKPKAEKLIRHCLEIDPGHEGARSLGLV from the coding sequence ATGAGAAGTCGAAGAAGTACCAAGGACCTTTACGTGGTCAAATCCGAGGCTGACAAACTCAGGAAGTTGGAGCCGAAGAAGCAGAAAGAGACCCGTGGAGTGTATGTCCTGAGGACAAACGAAGAAGTCATCAATAAATTTGCTGACATCATATATGATTTTGTCGATGAGGGAGGATTCTTTCTCCTGCTTGGTAGCGACAAGGTTTTTTATCAGACTTTGCGTCGCAGTCTGGTTTTCGAATTGGGAGTCGCAACGGATTTCATTCAGGTCGAGCATGAGCCGCAAAAGGGCGTCGGGCGGTTGCAGAAAATCATCGCTGAAGACCTTGCTCCCTTTGTTTTTCTGGAGCATAGGACTGAAGGTGTGACCAACCTCCAGGTTTTGTCTGGCATCAAGCAGGTTTATCCCGATGTTCCCGTCATTTTGACCACACGGGCGCTCGATAAGGAGCACCTTCTTCAATTCTATGAGGAGGGAGCTGATTACGTTCTTGATAAGAGTGCCAGTGTTAACGAGATTATCCGCAAGATCGTTCATTTGCTGAAGCCTCAGACTGAGATAGACGAGCTTGTCAACGTCGGACACAGGCTGAATGAGGACAATCGGTTTGAGGATGCCATCCGTCTTGCGAATACCATTTTGACCAAGCGGCCCAAGAGTCCTCGAGCACATCTCATTATGGGAGATGCGTTCAAGGGACTTGCAAAGAGAAAGCAGGCCTTGGCTGAATACCAATTGGCCGAGCAGAACTCGAATATGTTCATTGAACCATTGAAGAAGATATTCATCCTGCATGCCGAGGATGGGAACAAGGACGGCATGCTCGATTATCTGGTCAAGCTTGATGATATGTCGCCCTTGAATTTCAATCGCAAGGTCAAGATTGCTGATCTCAATTATGATATGGGAAAGGTCGAGGATGCAGAAGCGTATTATGATAATGCCATTAAATCCGCAGCCTCCGAGGCTCAGACCATAGTCGGTGAGATGAGTCTGGATATTGCCGAAAAGTTGACCAAAACCAATCCGGAACTGGCGGCCAAGTATTTCAGGAAGAGTCTTGATCTTGTTCGGGACTCAACGGACATGTCCTGCATGAACATGTTCAACCGGCTTGGTATTTCCTTGCGAAAGGCCGGACTCTGGGCGGAGGCGGTCGAGGCGTATGTTGCCGCTGAAAAGCTTTCTCCCGGAGATGAAAACATTCAGTACAATCTGGGCCTCGCCTATTATGATGGCAAGGATTACGTTTCGGCACGCAAGCGCCTTCTGATGGGACTCAAGATCAATCCCAGAATGTTCCATAAGAATGCTGAGGTCGCATACAATATGGGGCTTATATTTCTGGAGTCGGGTGACAAGCCGAAGGCTGAGAAGTTGATACGACATTGTCTTGAGATTGATCCTGGACACGAGGGTGCACGAAGTTTGGGTCTTGTCTAG